A stretch of Triticum aestivum cultivar Chinese Spring chromosome 1D, IWGSC CS RefSeq v2.1, whole genome shotgun sequence DNA encodes these proteins:
- the LOC123180355 gene encoding aspartic proteinase has protein sequence MGQRLLLLVTTCLWALSCAVPHHASSLDGLLRINLNKRSLTYESLAAAKAARQHGALRLKSSDLDSDIVPLVDYLNTQYYGVIGLGTPPQNFTVIFDTGSSNLWVPSSKCYFSIACYLHAKYKSSKSSTYKADGETCKITYGSGAISGFFSNDNVLVGDLVVKNQKFIETTRETSVSFIVGKFDGILGLGYPDISVGEAPPVWLSMQEQKLLADDVFSFWLNRDSDALSGGELVFGGMDPDHYKENHTYVPVSRKGYWQFNMGDLLIDGHSTGFCAKGCAAIVDSGTSLLAGPTAIVAQVNHAIGAEGIISMECKEVVSQYGEIILELLIAQTQPQKVCSQIGLCLFDGTHSVSNGIESVVGKENVGSDVMCTACEMAVVWIENQLRENKTKELILQYANQLCERLPSPNGESTVSCHEMSKMPNLAFTIANKTFVLTPEQYVVKLEQSGQTVCISGFMAFDIPPPRGPLWILGDVFMGTYHTVFDFGKDRIGFAESA, from the exons ATGGGGCAGAGGCTCCTCTTATTGGTGACCACTTGTCTGTGGGCTCTTTCATGCGCCGTGCCGCACCATGCTTCCTCGCTTGATGGACTGCTTAGGATCAACCTGAACAAGAGGAGCTTGACCTATGAATCTCTGGCCGCGGCAAAGGCAGCGAGGCAGCACGGCGCCCTCCGACTGAAGAGCAGCGATTTAGACAGCGACATCGTGCCTCTTGTCGACTACCTCAACACCCAGTACTATGGGGTCATCGGCCTCGGCACGCCGCCGCAGAATTTCACGGTGATATTCGACACCGGGAGCTCCAACCTCTGGGTTCCCTCGTCGAAATGCTATTTCTCG ATAGCATGCTACCTCCACGCCAAATACAAGTCGAGCAAGTCAAGCACTTACAAAGCAGATG GTGAGACTTGCAAAATTACATATGGCTCTGGTGCAATCTCTGGATTTTTCAGCAATGATAATGTGTTGGTTGGGGATCTTGTTGTGAAAAATCAG AAATTCATCGAGACAACACGTGAAACAAGTGTTAGTTTTATCGTCGGGAAGTTTGAtggcatccttggccttggctacCCTGACATCTCCGTTGGGGAAGCCCCTCCAGTATG GCTGAGCATGCAAGAGCAGAAGTTGCTCGCTGACGACGTATTCTCATTTTGGCTTAACCGGGATTCTGATGCACTTTCTGGTGGTGAGCTTGTCTTTGGTGGCATGGACCCAGATCACTATAAGGAAAACCACACCTATGTCCCCGTGAGCCGCAAAGGTTACTGGCAGTTTAACATGGGTGATCTCTTGATTGATGGCCACTCTACTGGCTTCTGTGCCAAAGGCTGTGCTGCTATTGTGGATTCTGGGACTTCCCTTCTGGCTGGCCCAACA GCTATAGTTGCTCAGGTGAACCATGCAATTGGAGCTGAGGGAATTATCAGCATGGAATGTAAAGAGGTGGTGAGCCAGTACGGAGAGATCATCCTCGAATTGTTAATAGCACAG ACACAGCCACAGAAAGTATGCAGTCAGATTGGTCTGTGTTTGTTTGATGGTACTCACTCTGTCAG CAACGGGATTGAATCCGTTGTCGGTAAAGAAAATGTTGGCTCGGATGTTATGTGCACAGCCTGTGAGATGGCTGTTGTGTGGATAGAGAACCAGCTccgtgaaaacaaaacaaaggagcTGATATTGCAATATGCTAACCAG CTGTGTGAGCGTCTACCGAGCCCCAATGGAGAGTCAACAGTCAGCTGCCATGAGATGTCAAAGATGCCGAATCTTGCTTTCACCATCGCAAATAAGACTTTCGTGCTAACACCAGAGCAG TACGTTGTGAAACTGGAGCAATCAGGGCAAACCGTCTGCATCAGTGGGTTCATGGCATTCGACATACCGCCCCCACGTGGTCCTCTCTG GATCCTCGGGGATGTCTTCATGGGCACTTACCACACCGTGTTCGACTTCGGCAAGGACAGAATCGGGTTCGCAGAATCAGCTTGA
- the LOC123157893 gene encoding uncharacterized protein has protein sequence MEWEPEQQDLGGLGIAGICREIYRVVFRSILPYVAAGVEAAILSTLLLAHVACYHGLDSLHGLVGFLVGLLFEGVSIIVLVFFSFVCTGVYVFLTAGSSSPPSTLLGAAACLAGAAYVAPVFHLACVVPMLEDAVVFAAMRKSHALLGGKFWPAAAVFVTLDGCFVALQLAFARLVLDDALGLGLGFQLAAGVTVFMALWAVVIYMVCKNHHHEVVDKVHLDYIGEYERLAVDGDNGVELRPVTTEQIPETNA, from the exons ATGGAGTGGGAACCGGAGCAACAGGATCTCGGAGGCCTCGGGATAGCGGGCATCTGTCGCGAGATCTACCGGGTGGTCTTCCGCTCCATCCTCCCGTATGTGGCGGCCGGCGTTGAAGCCGCGATTCTCTCTACGCTTTTGCTCGCGCACGTCGCCTGTTACCACGGCCTCGACTCCCTCCACggcctcgtcggtttcctcgtcgGCTTACTCTTCGAGGGCGTCTCGATAATCGTCCTTGTCTTCTTCTCGTTCGTCTGCACCGGCGTCTACGTGTTCCTCACTGCAGGTTCCTCATCGCCTCCCTCTACT CTGCTGGGCGCAGCCGCTTGCCTCGCCGGAGCGGCCTACGTCGCCCCGGTTTTCCACCTTGCCTGCGTCGTGCCAATGCTCGAGGACGCCGTTGTTTTTGCCGCTATGCGCAAGAGCCACGCGCTCCTCGGCGGCAAGTTTTGGCCCGCGGCGGCCGTCTTCGTCACGCTCGACGGCTGCTTCGTGGCCCTGCAGCTGGCCTTCGCGCGGTTGGTGCTGGACGACGCGCTGGGCCTCGGCCTCGGGTTCCAGCTGGCCGCGGGAGTGACGGTGTTCATGGCTCTGTGGGCGGTGGTGATCTACATGGTGTGCAAGAACCACCACCACGAGGTGGTCGACAAGGTCCACCTCGACTACATCGGAGAGTATGAGCGGCTCGCGGTCGACGGTGACAACGGCGTGGAGCTGCGGCCGGTGACGACGGAGCAGATCCCTGAAACTAATGCCTAG